In Thermus neutrinimicus, the DNA window TCCTAAAGTGGGCGCTTAGGCGGGGGCGTGGTCCGGGCAGGCGAGGCGAAGGTCCAAAGGCGTTAGGCCTAGGCGGAGGAGGGAGCAGAAAAAGCCCTCTTCTCGCCGTAAGTAGCGGCAGGTAAGGCAAAGTCCGGTCTCGGGCACCGTTCCTTGGCGCACCAGCGCTGCCAGAAGCTCCATCAGCCCTAAAAGCAGTTCCTCCCGATTGGGCACGCCCTGTAGGGCTTGCAGCAGGGGGTCGGAATAGCTTTTCAGGGCTTGGATCAGGCGGAGCCCATCCTCCGTGGGTTTTAGGACCCAGCGCCGGCCGTCTTTGGGATCCTTGGTCCGGAAGAGAAGGCCTTTGCCCTCCAGGGTGGTGAGGGCTGCGCTTACCGTGGCTGGGGTAAGGGCCAGGAGTTCGGCCAGGGCTACCACCCCCTGGGTCCTTTCCGAGAGGTGGAGGAGAAGTTGGGCCTGTAAGGCGGTGAGGCCTAGGCCGAAGGCTTGCCGGGTGAGGAGGGCTCGCTCCACCTGGCCCAGTCGCTCCAAGAGGGCA includes these proteins:
- a CDS encoding MarR family transcriptional regulator, with amino-acid sequence MGASQGRHGEEKLLALLERLGQVERALLTRQAFGLGLTALQAQLLLHLSERTQGVVALAELLALTPATVSAALTTLEGKGLLFRTKDPKDGRRWVLKPTEDGLRLIQALKSYSDPLLQALQGVPNREELLLGLMELLAALVRQGTVPETGLCLTCRYLRREEGFFCSLLRLGLTPLDLRLACPDHAPA